From Streptomyces yatensis, one genomic window encodes:
- a CDS encoding aldehyde dehydrogenase family protein, which translates to MAAVETIHVDGAWRAAASGAQREVLDPADAKTLAVVAEGGVEDTDAAVAAARRAFDQGPWPGTPVAERAALLRRVAELLQRDRETIALIESRDTGKTLEEGRVDVDDVTNAFRYFADLAAGESAGRVIDAGTPDVHSVVVHEPVGVCAMITPWNYPLLQASWKIAPALAAGNTFVIKPSEVTPLSTVHLVRLLAEAGLPAGVANLVTGTGDPVGARLSEHPDVDLVSFTGGLISGTKVAQAAAPTVKKVALELGGKNPNVVFADACATAEGFDTAVDQALNAAFIHSGQVCSAGARLIIEESVRERFVAELARRAEKIKLGRGTEDGVECGPLVSAQQLDKTEAYVASALEEGALLRCGGKQPEPNEVRPATGYFYLPTVLDQCHREMRVVREETFGPILTVESFQTEDEAVTLANDTEYGLAGAVWSADTARARRVAARLRHGTVWINDYHPYLPQAEWGGFGKSGVGRELGPAGLDEYRETKHVYENLRPSPVRWFAG; encoded by the coding sequence GTGGCGGCAGTCGAGACCATTCATGTGGACGGGGCGTGGCGGGCAGCCGCGTCCGGCGCGCAGCGGGAGGTTCTCGACCCCGCGGACGCCAAGACCCTCGCCGTCGTCGCGGAGGGTGGTGTCGAGGACACCGACGCGGCGGTCGCGGCCGCGCGGCGCGCCTTCGACCAGGGCCCCTGGCCTGGGACACCGGTGGCCGAGCGGGCGGCGCTGCTGCGCCGCGTCGCCGAGCTGCTGCAGCGCGACCGCGAGACGATCGCGCTCATCGAGAGCCGTGACACCGGCAAGACCCTGGAGGAGGGGCGGGTCGACGTCGACGACGTGACCAATGCCTTCCGCTACTTCGCCGACCTGGCCGCGGGCGAGTCGGCCGGGCGGGTCATCGACGCGGGCACCCCCGATGTGCACAGCGTCGTGGTCCATGAGCCGGTCGGCGTCTGCGCGATGATCACCCCCTGGAACTATCCGCTGCTCCAGGCCAGCTGGAAGATCGCCCCGGCGCTGGCCGCCGGGAACACCTTTGTGATCAAGCCCAGCGAGGTGACCCCGCTGTCCACCGTCCATCTGGTGCGGCTGCTGGCCGAGGCCGGGCTGCCGGCCGGGGTGGCCAACCTGGTCACCGGCACGGGCGACCCCGTGGGGGCCCGGCTGTCCGAGCACCCCGATGTGGACCTGGTCTCCTTCACCGGCGGGCTGATCAGCGGCACCAAGGTCGCGCAGGCCGCCGCGCCGACGGTCAAGAAGGTCGCGCTGGAACTGGGCGGCAAGAACCCCAATGTGGTCTTCGCCGACGCCTGCGCCACCGCCGAGGGCTTTGACACCGCCGTCGACCAGGCCCTGAACGCCGCCTTCATCCACAGCGGCCAGGTCTGCTCCGCCGGTGCCCGGCTGATCATCGAGGAGTCGGTGCGCGAGCGGTTCGTGGCCGAGCTGGCCCGCCGCGCGGAGAAGATCAAGCTGGGCCGCGGCACCGAGGACGGTGTCGAATGCGGTCCGCTGGTCTCGGCCCAGCAGCTGGACAAGACCGAGGCGTATGTGGCGTCCGCCTTGGAGGAGGGCGCCCTGCTGCGGTGCGGTGGCAAGCAGCCGGAGCCCAACGAGGTCCGCCCGGCCACCGGCTACTTCTACCTCCCGACCGTGCTCGACCAGTGTCACCGCGAGATGCGGGTGGTGCGGGAGGAAACCTTTGGGCCGATTCTGACGGTCGAGTCCTTCCAAACCGAGGACGAGGCCGTCACACTCGCCAATGACACGGAGTACGGACTGGCCGGCGCCGTCTGGTCCGCCGACACCGCGCGGGCGCGCCGCGTCGCCGCCCGGCTGCGGCACGGCACCGTGTGGATCAACGACTACCACCCCTACCT